One Ilumatobacter fluminis genomic window, GGTCACCCAGACGGGATGGTCGGCCCACTCGAGCAGCTCGCGGTCACCGGCGGAGTCGCCATAGGCCCACAACGTGACGTCGTCGCGGCGGAGGCCGCGCCCGGCCATCCACTCGTCGAGGCGGCGGACCTTCTCCGGGCCGCGGCAGTTCGGGCCGTCGAGCCGGCCGGTGCATCGGTCGTCGGTGACCTCGAGGCGGGTTGCGACGACCCCGTCGACGCCGAGCCGGTCGCCGACCACGTGGACGTACTGCTCGTACGACGCCGACACGATCACGACGAGGTGGCCTCGTTCCCGGTGCCAGGCGAGTCGGGCGGCCGTGTCGTCACGGAGCAGGCCGTCGGCGATCGAGACCCCGTAGTCGTCGGCCAGCCGCTCGACGTCGGCGATCGGTCGTCCGCTGAACACGACCTCGGTCGCCACGGAGCGCAGCAGGTGCCGGTCGCGGCGAGCGAGCGCCTGGAAGGTGCGCACGCCGCGCATGGCGACACCCGCCCCGATCCGACGCCGTGACGCCATCAGACGGAGGAACGGCACGACGGTGTCGCGCCGGGTCAGCGTCTCGTCGAAGTCGAACGCGGCGATCGTCGTCGGCGAGCTCACGTCGTGACGGCCGACAGCATCTGCCAGAAACCGGGCCAGCTCTTCGACACGACGTCGGGCTCGGCCACCTCGACGTCGCCGATGCGGCTCCCGAGGACGCCGAAGGCCATCGCCAGTCGGTGATCGTGGTGGGTGTCGACGCGTCCGCCGTGCCAGCCCTCGGCGGACGGGCGGATCTCGAGTCCGTCGTCGGTTTCGTCGATGTCGACGCCGAGACGCCGCAGCTCGTTGGTGAGATCGCCGAGCCGGTCGCTCTCCTTGGCACGGATGAACCCCACGCCTCGGATCCGGGTCGGCGACGACGCACACGCCGCCACGATCGCGACGGTCGGAACGAGATCGGAGATATCGCTCATGTCGACGTCGATCCCGCGGAGGACGCCCCCGGATTCGACGGTGACGGCCGACGTCGTGCGGGTGACGGCGCACCCCATCGACGCCAACAGATCGGCGAACCTGGCGTCTCCCTGCAGCGCCCCCAGGCCGAGGCCCTCGACCGTCACCCGTCCGCCGCAGACCGCGGCGAGTGCGAGCGGATAGCTGGCCGACGAGGCGTCGGGTTCGATCGTCACCTCGCCCGCCCGGTAGCTGCCGTGGGGCACGGCGATCCGGTCGTGCGTCCGCTCGATGCCGTCGACACCGAACCACCCCATCACGTCGGCCGTGAGGTCGACGTAGGGCACGGAGACGAGCGGCGAGGTGAGCTCGATCACGAGTCCGTTGTCGATCGCCGGCCCGATCATCATCAACGCCGAGACGAACTGGCTCGACACGTCGCCACGGAGCGACACGCCGGTGCCGTTCGGTGGCCCGGTGATCGTGAGTGGGAGATGTCCCGGCTGTTCGCCGAATTCGATGCCCACGCCGAGCTGGGTGAGCGCGTCGAGCAGTGGTCCGAACGGTCGGCCACGCAGCGGCGGATCGCCGTCGATCGTGATCGGGGTGGATCCGAGGGCGACCAGCGCCGTGAGGAACCGTGATGTGGTGCCGGCGAGCCCGGCGTGCAGCGTGGCCGACGGCCAGTTCCCGCCGTGCCCGTCGATCACGGCACGTTCGCCGTCGTGGGTGACCGCGACGCCGAGCGCCTCGACCGCGGCGAGGAGCGCCGTCGTGTCGTCGCCGTCGGGGAGGTTCGACAGGGTGCTGGTGCCGTCGGCGAGCGCTGCACAGACCAGTGCACGGTTCGCGATCGACTTGGAGCCGGGTACGGCGACCACGGCGTCGATTCGTCCGGACGGTGCGACGCGCATCGTGGTGCTCATGTCAGCGCCGTGATCGACGGCTTGAAGCCGCGGGCGATGAGGCCGCCCTTGAAGACGTCGCTCGACGCGGCGTCGATCAGCACCACGGCGACGCCGCGGTTGCCCTCGGCGAGGTGCACGACCTCGAAGTTGGCGATGTTGACGCCGAGATCGGCGGCGAGGGTGAACACCTCGGCCGCCGCGCCGGCACGGTCGGGGATGCGGATCCGGACCTCGACGAGTTCCTCGGGGTGCACCACTCGTCCCGGCAGGTTGGTGCGCGCCTCACGGGCGCCGGTGAGGGCGGCCAACAGGGCGTCTCGGTCGTCGGCGGCGACCGTCTCGCGCATCGACGCCAGCCCGGTGATCAGCTCGTCGAGGGCGGCGATGATCGCCGTCCGGTTCTCGGCGCAGATGTCGAGCCAGATGTCGGGACGGCCGGACGCGATGCGGGTCATGTCACGGAAGCCGCCCGCCGCCAGGCGCAGCAGGGGTGCGTGTTCCTCGGCACGATCGACGGCGAGGCGCATCAGCGTGGCCGCCGTGAGATGGGGGACGTGGCTGACGACGGCGACGACCTGGTCGTGTCGATCGGGCGACAGGGCGACCACCTCGGCGCCGAGCTCGCGGAGCACGCCGGTGATCTTGGCGAGGGTGACGTCGTCGGTGGTCGGAACCGGTGTCACGACCCAGACCGCACCGTTGAACATCTCCGGGTCGGCGCCGTCGAGCCCGTCGAGTTCGCTGCCGGCCATCGGGTGGCTGCCGACGAAGCGGGGGTCGTCGCACTGCTCGCTGACCATCGACTTCACGGAGCCCACGTCGGTCACGACGCCCTTGGTCTCGCGCAGCGCTCGCCCGACCTGGTCGGCGACCGCGAGCACGGGGACCGCGACGAAGGTGATGTCGGCGTCGGGCGCCAGGCCACCGGCGTCGATCACGCCGAGTTCGACGGCTCGCGTTTCGGTGCCGGGGCGGGTGTCGTCGCCGTGGACCCGCCATCCGCGCTGGCGGAGCCCGATCGCGATCGATCCACCGATCAGGCCGAGGCCGATCACGTTCGCAGTTCGCTGGGTCACGGGCGCCGATCGTACCGACGTCGCCGCGTCGGGCCCCATTGCGTTGCCGTCACGAGGTGGCGACCGCTTCGGCGAGCGCCCGGCGTTCGCCCGTCGACAGCTCGCGCCAGTCGCCCGGCCGCAGCGAGCGGTCGGTGATGGGGCCGATGCGTGTCCGGACGAGCCGCAGGACCGGGTGGCCGATCGCGTCGCACATCCGCCGGACCTGCCGGTTGCGGCCCTCGTGGATCGTGAGCCGGAGTACGCCCGGTGACGGTTGCGATGCTGCGGCGGGCGCCGTCAGCCCGTCGTCGAGCTCGACACCGTCGCGCAGACGACGCAGGCCGCCCTGACTGACCCGACCCTTGACGTGGACGAGGTACTCCTTCTCGACGCCGTGGCTCGGGTGCGTGATGCGATGCGCCAGGTCGCCGTCGTTGGTGAGCAGCAGCAGCCCTTCGGTGTCGACGTCGAGTCGGCCCACCGGGAAAACCCGGGGTTCGCTCGGCACGAGATCGACGACGGTTCGGCGGCCGTGGGTGTCCTTGGCGGTCGTGACGACACCCGTCGGCTTGTTGAGCAGGTAGTACACCAGCCCCGGCTTGACACCGACCGGTGCGCCGTCGACCTCGATGCGGTCCTGCTCCGGATCGACGCGTCGGCCGAGCTGGGCCACGTCACCGTTCACGGTGACCCGACCTTCGGCGATCAGTTCCTCACACGTGCGTCGACTGCCCCACCCGGTGGAGGCGAGCACCTTCTGGAGCCGCTCCCCCGTCGGCAGCTGCTTGCGCTGTTCGGCCCACTGCTCCCACAGTGGCGCCTCCGGCTCGTCGGGATCAGACGGCGTCGTCATCGTCGGGCGGCGCACCCGCGCCGGGGTCCGGGGCCTGGGAGTCGATCGACTCGACGTGCTCGACGTGATCGTCCTGGTCGCCGTGGTCGTCCTGCTCGACGTGGTCGTCCTGCTCGCCGTGGTCGGGAGCTGCGTCGGGCGTGTCGTCGGTGACCGGTGCCGCGTCGAGATCGGGCAGGTCGACCGGGGCGACCCGGAGACCGTGTTCGAGCGCTTCGACGACGTCGGCGTCGGGGATGAATTCGGCGATCGGTGGCAGGTCGTCGAGGGTGTCGAGGCCGAGCTTCTCGAGGAACATCGGCGTCGTGCCGAACAGCACCGCCTGGCCCGGACCGTCGTCGCGGCCGATCTCGTCGATGTAGCCGCGCGCCTGGAGTGTCCGGATCACGCCGTCGGGGTCGACACCGCGGATCGACGCGACCTGTGCCCGCGAGATCGGCTGCTTGTAGGCGATGATCGCCAGTGTCTCGAGCGCTGCACCCGACAGGCGCGCCTTCTGGTCGTGCAGCACGAACCGTTCGACGTACGGCGTCTGGTCGGGGTGCGTCTGGTACCGGAAGCCGCCGGCGACGCGACGCAACTCGAAGCCGCGTCCCTGCTCGACGTACTCGGCGGCGAGCTCCTCGCACCACTGCTCGACGAGCGCGATCGGCTGCTCGAGCAGTTGGGCCAGCAGATCGGTCGGGACCGGATCATGGCTGACGATGATGACGGCCTCGATGGCGCGCTTGAACGATGCGATCTGTTCCTCGACGGGCACGAGTTCGTCGGACATGCGGACAGTTCTACCTGCTGGAAAGCCGTGCCGTCAGCGGCAGGTCGGATCAGCCGTCGTAGGCGTCGATCAGGATCGCTTCGGCGGAGGCGTCGGCCGGTGCCGACCAGATCACCTCGATGTCGCCGAACCGATCGGGCTGGTCGACCTCGACGTACCCCTGCTTGAAGAGTTCGAGCACGGCGAGGAACCGGACGATCACCTCGATCCGGTCGGCGAGATCGGCGGTGAGGCGACGGAACGAGATCCGGCCCGCCCGCGGCAGTTCGTCGATCAGCTCGGCGACGGCGTCGGCCACCGTGACCTTGATCGGGTTGACGTGGAACAGGTCGACGATCGGCTCGGGGCGCGGCGTGAGCGCCCGGATCGCAGCGCTCTGGAAGCGGCGCAGGCTGGTTCCCTCGAGCAGGTCGGGCATGAGGCCGGCGAACCGCTCGTCGGGACCGACGGTGCGCGGGAACGACAGATCGGCTTCGTCGGCGAGGCCGCTGAAGACCTGGGCGACGTCTTTGAAGGTCTTGCACTCGATGAGGCGGGCGAGCAGCAGGTCGCGCTCTTCCCACAGGGCGAGTTCCTCGTCGAGGTCGACGTCGCCGGAACCCGGGAGGAGGCGGCGCGTCTTGAGCTCGACCAGGGTGGCGGCGATGAGCAGGAACTCGGTGGCCACGTTCAGGTCGAGTGCCTGCATCTGCTCGATCTCGTGCAGGTAGGCGTCGACGATGCGCGACAAGTTGACCTCGTACAGGTCGACCTGTTCTTTCAGGATCAGCTGGAGCAGCAGATCGAACGGGCCGTCGTAGACGGGGGTGGTCACGTCGATCGACATGGGCGCCAGCTTACACCGTCGAAATCACATCGCTGTAACGCCCACGGCGCCCGTCGGCGTCACTCCGGGTTCTGACGTGCCCGGTGGGCGGCCGTGTGGGTTCGGCTCGCGCAGCGGGGGTCGGTGCAGAACCGTCGGGAGTGGTTCTTCGTCGTGTCGTGGAACACCCGATTGCAGTCGTCGGCAGCGCATCGCCCGAACCGGTCGGTGCCGTGATCACACACCGCCTGCGCCAACGCCATGAGCAGATCGACCGCCACCTGATGAGCGAACGGTGTGCTCGGCCCGGTCCAGTGGATGTGGAGCGCGAAGCCGTCGTGCGCACTGAGCGATGGCGCAATGGCGGCCGCCTCGAGCTGAGCGTTGAGGGCGTCGACGGCGCTCGACAGGTCGATGTCGGGCAGGGACCGCACCAACCGCCCGACCGAGACGAGCCGATCGGCGAAGGCGCCGAGTTCGGCGTCGGTCGCGCCACGCGCCCGCAAGAACTCGAACTCGACGAGGACGGCACGCAGCCGCTCGAGTTCGGACAGCACCTCGTGGTCGGGCAGCGGTTCGCCCGCCGAGATGTTCGCCAGCTCGACGGCGGCATCGACCGTGAGCCTGATCTCGTCGTCGATCGAGTTGGCCCGCACGTGCATGACGACATCGTACCGACTCCCCGCGGAGACGTTCGTCACAGTGCGTAAGGGTCTATATCGTTTATGCTCCACACAATGTCCACCCAGCTCCT contains:
- the aroA gene encoding 3-phosphoshikimate 1-carboxyvinyltransferase, whose amino-acid sequence is MSTTMRVAPSGRIDAVVAVPGSKSIANRALVCAALADGTSTLSNLPDGDDTTALLAAVEALGVAVTHDGERAVIDGHGGNWPSATLHAGLAGTTSRFLTALVALGSTPITIDGDPPLRGRPFGPLLDALTQLGVGIEFGEQPGHLPLTITGPPNGTGVSLRGDVSSQFVSALMMIGPAIDNGLVIELTSPLVSVPYVDLTADVMGWFGVDGIERTHDRIAVPHGSYRAGEVTIEPDASSASYPLALAAVCGGRVTVEGLGLGALQGDARFADLLASMGCAVTRTTSAVTVESGGVLRGIDVDMSDISDLVPTVAIVAACASSPTRIRGVGFIRAKESDRLGDLTNELRRLGVDIDETDDGLEIRPSAEGWHGGRVDTHHDHRLAMAFGVLGSRIGDVEVAEPDVVSKSWPGFWQMLSAVTT
- a CDS encoding prephenate dehydrogenase/arogenate dehydrogenase family protein — translated: MTQRTANVIGLGLIGGSIAIGLRQRGWRVHGDDTRPGTETRAVELGVIDAGGLAPDADITFVAVPVLAVADQVGRALRETKGVVTDVGSVKSMVSEQCDDPRFVGSHPMAGSELDGLDGADPEMFNGAVWVVTPVPTTDDVTLAKITGVLRELGAEVVALSPDRHDQVVAVVSHVPHLTAATLMRLAVDRAEEHAPLLRLAAGGFRDMTRIASGRPDIWLDICAENRTAIIAALDELITGLASMRETVAADDRDALLAALTGAREARTNLPGRVVHPEELVEVRIRIPDRAGAAAEVFTLAADLGVNIANFEVVHLAEGNRGVAVVLIDAASSDVFKGGLIARGFKPSITALT
- a CDS encoding segregation and condensation protein A; amino-acid sequence: MSIDVTTPVYDGPFDLLLQLILKEQVDLYEVNLSRIVDAYLHEIEQMQALDLNVATEFLLIAATLVELKTRRLLPGSGDVDLDEELALWEERDLLLARLIECKTFKDVAQVFSGLADEADLSFPRTVGPDERFAGLMPDLLEGTSLRRFQSAAIRALTPRPEPIVDLFHVNPIKVTVADAVAELIDELPRAGRISFRRLTADLADRIEVIVRFLAVLELFKQGYVEVDQPDRFGDIEVIWSAPADASAEAILIDAYDG
- a CDS encoding CGNR zinc finger domain-containing protein; protein product: MHVRANSIDDEIRLTVDAAVELANISAGEPLPDHEVLSELERLRAVLVEFEFLRARGATDAELGAFADRLVSVGRLVRSLPDIDLSSAVDALNAQLEAAAIAPSLSAHDGFALHIHWTGPSTPFAHQVAVDLLMALAQAVCDHGTDRFGRCAADDCNRVFHDTTKNHSRRFCTDPRCASRTHTAAHRARQNPE
- a CDS encoding HAD family hydrolase; the encoded protein is MSSPTTIAAFDFDETLTRRDTVVPFLRLMASRRRIGAGVAMRGVRTFQALARRDRHLLRSVATEVVFSGRPIADVERLADDYGVSIADGLLRDDTAARLAWHRERGHLVVIVSASYEQYVHVVGDRLGVDGVVATRLEVTDDRCTGRLDGPNCRGPEKVRRLDEWMAGRGLRRDDVTLWAYGDSAGDRELLEWADHPVWVTEPLASVAP
- a CDS encoding pseudouridine synthase, coding for MTTPSDPDEPEAPLWEQWAEQRKQLPTGERLQKVLASTGWGSRRTCEELIAEGRVTVNGDVAQLGRRVDPEQDRIEVDGAPVGVKPGLVYYLLNKPTGVVTTAKDTHGRRTVVDLVPSEPRVFPVGRLDVDTEGLLLLTNDGDLAHRITHPSHGVEKEYLVHVKGRVSQGGLRRLRDGVELDDGLTAPAAASQPSPGVLRLTIHEGRNRQVRRMCDAIGHPVLRLVRTRIGPITDRSLRPGDWRELSTGERRALAEAVATS
- the scpB gene encoding SMC-Scp complex subunit ScpB; this translates as MSDELVPVEEQIASFKRAIEAVIIVSHDPVPTDLLAQLLEQPIALVEQWCEELAAEYVEQGRGFELRRVAGGFRYQTHPDQTPYVERFVLHDQKARLSGAALETLAIIAYKQPISRAQVASIRGVDPDGVIRTLQARGYIDEIGRDDGPGQAVLFGTTPMFLEKLGLDTLDDLPPIAEFIPDADVVEALEHGLRVAPVDLPDLDAAPVTDDTPDAAPDHGEQDDHVEQDDHGDQDDHVEHVESIDSQAPDPGAGAPPDDDDAV